A genomic region of Cotesia glomerata isolate CgM1 linkage group LG9, MPM_Cglom_v2.3, whole genome shotgun sequence contains the following coding sequences:
- the LOC123271644 gene encoding protein ALP1-like: MFTNYQHQIWVYECQKLIQERKIAKMKKKRILAALFLNEVGVFKRNYTKKRYWIHPLFKLRDVHGFIEAIFPTLLSFPEKFENYFRMNVEQFEELLGLVVPLISKQNTVRNSISAIARLAMTLRYLATGDCMTSVSYHYLVGFTTTINIINETCEMLWKCLNEKVLQYPLTARDWLEISHDFNEKWQFPHCMGAMDGKHIRTQCPDNAGSAYYNYKNHHSVVLMAICNADYSFVCVDIGAYGRQSDGGIFKNSAFGQKFEHQQMNVPQPDLLTVNGAPLPYVLVGDEAFQLSTYLLRPYPGRGGLTEERNIFNYRLSRARRTIENTFGIIVSKWRILKKPIEATVENTITTVQAIVVLHNWLRKHEKNDTYISDDDDINELRNEINDSALEDARVYGNHHSSKVAVSIRDKFCDYFNTEGAVPWQYGRTQ; encoded by the exons ATGTTCACAAATTATCAACATCAAATCTGGGTCTACGAGTgtcaaaaattgattcaagaaagaaaaattgctaaaatgaagaaaaaaagaattttagcTGCTCTGTTTTTAAACGAAGTAGGAGTATTCAAAAGAAATTATACGAAGAAACGTTATTGGATTCatcctttatttaaattacggGACGTTCACGGATTCATTGAGGCTATATTTCCAACTCTTTTATCATTTCCggaaaaattcgaaaattattttcgaatGAATGTTGAACAATTCGAAGAATTATTAGGTTTGGTTGTTCCTTTGATTAGTAAACAAAATACTGTAAGAAACTCTATTTCAGCAATAGCAAGACTTGCAATGACCCTAAG ATACTTGGCAACAGGTGATTGTATGACTTCAGTATCCTATCATTATCTTGTAGGTTTCACAacaacaattaatattataaatgaaacATGTGAAATGCTATGGAAGTGCCTAAATGAGAAAGTATTGCAATATCCGCTTACAGCTAGAGATTGGTTGGAAATCTCTcatgattttaatgaaaaatggcAATTTCCACACTGCATGGGAGCTATGGACGGAAAGCATATTCGAACACAG TGTCCTGATAATGCTGGCTCAgcgtattataattataaaaatcatcaTAGTGTTGTTCTAATGGCTATTTGTAATGCCGATTATTCATTTGTTTGTGTGGATATTGGTGCTTATGGTCGACAAAGTGACGGTggtattttcaaaaattccgcGTTTGGTCAAAAATTTGAACATCAGCAAATGAATGTGCCGCAACCAGATCTACTTACTGTTAATGGAGCACCCTTACCATACGTACTGGTAGGTGACGAAGCATTCCAACTAAGTACTTATTTACTTCGACCGTACCCGGGAAGAGGTGGTCTTACTGAGGAacgaaatatatttaattatcgtTTGAGTCGCGCACGGAGAACGATTGAAAATACATTTGGCATTATTGTGAGCAAATggagaattttgaaaaaaccaATTGAAGCTACAGTTGAAAACACAATTACCACAGTCCAGGCAATTGTCGTGCTTCACAATTGGCTTCGCAAGCATGAGAAAAATGATACATATATTTCGGATGATGATGATATTAATGAATTGAGAAACGAAATAAACGACTCGGCTTTAGAGGATGCTAGAGTTTATGGCAATCATCACAGTAGCAAAGTGGCCGTGTCAATTCGCGATAAGTTTTGCGATTATTTCAATACCGAAGGAGCAGTTCCTTGGCAGTATGGTCGTACCCaatga